ACGGAGCTCCAGCGTGGTCAGCGCGTCGTCACCGAACCCCACGACGGGCACCCGACCTACGAGGCCAGCCAGCCGATCATCTTCGAGGCCTACCGCAACGAGGAGACGATGATCACCGCGCTGGAAGCCGGCGAGTGTATGATCACCCCGGAGATTTCGCCGCCGAACGCCCAGCGCGTCAACAACGAGATCAGCGACGCGCAGGCGGAGTTCGCCGCGACCCACACCTCCTACAACCTGCAGTACGTCTGCCACACGGCGCCGTGTAAGTTCCCCGAGTTCCGCAAGGCCATCGACGCCGCCGTGAACCGCCAGAAGATGATCGACGTGGCGCTGGCCGGCGAGGTGGAAGCGGAGATGTACCCGACGTACATCTCGAAGAACCACCCGATGTACCCGCCCGAGGACATGCTCTCCGGGTGGGCCGAGTCGCCACAGGGCAGCCCGGAAGTCGCCCGACAGATGCTCGAAGACGCCGGCTGGGGCTGGGACGGCAACGACAACCTGCACTACCCGCCGGACGCGGACCTCGACCCGCTTTGGCCCCAGGGTGAGGTGCCGTCGGCCGAGGACTTCCCCTGCATCGAGGAACTGGGTCTGGACCCGTAGTCGAACCGCCGACCACCCGCCGTTTTTCGGCTCGTGTCGTCAGGCCGCAGACCGCCACCCGTGATACGGATTACTGGTCTTGTTGAAATCCTCAATCGATGACAATTCCCAGTAGCCGTGCTGAATACGGGGCGCTTATGTCGCACACGCTGCGCTCAGCAGTTGAGGCCGCACTTCTCGATCATAGGTCGGGGCTTGTCTAAACACTCACACGAACTCTCCCTGTTGCGCCATCTCGAATTCAAACTGTGCTCCACCATCAGTTCCATCGGTTACAGACAGCTCCCAGCCGTGGGCTTCCACGATTCGTTTTACGATGGTCAACCCGAAACCGGTACCACCCTGTGCCGACGAATGCCCCGGTTCGAACACCTCGTCACGCTTTTCGACTGGAATTCCTGGCCCATTGTCCTCGACGTAGATCCCCCGTTCGTCGTGGCAGCCGACGCGAACGGTCACGTCGGATCCACCGTGTTCAACAGCGTTCCGGAACAGATTTTCGAACACGTGCCGTAGTCGGTTGGGATCGCCTTGGAAGGTCATTTCGTCGATGATCTCGATGGTTGCGTCGTCCGTGTCTACTGTCGCCCAGCACTTCCCGACGAGGTCCGTCAAACTGATCGACTCGGTTTCGCATATCGTGTCGCCTTGGCGAGCAAGCGTCAACGTGTCCTCGACGATCGCCTCCATCCGGTCGAGCGCCTGCAGGAGTGGATCGAGATGACTGCTTTCTGCCTGCTCGGCAAGGAGCGTGGCACGACCCTGTGCGACGTTGAGCGGATTGCGTAAATCGTGAGAAATAACGCTCGCAAACTCCTCTAGGCGCTCGTTCTGCCGGCGTAATTGTCGCTCCCGTTCGACGCGTTCAGTCACGTTCCGAGTGACCCCAACGAGGCGAGTTATCTCACCCTCAGAGATGACCGGCGCAAGCTT
This window of the Haloplanus rubicundus genome carries:
- a CDS encoding PAS domain S-box protein, whose amino-acid sequence is MEDDTALRETSKHGADWYRTLVEEVDDLATVVDTDGTITYVSPALTRILGYDPDEVVGHEGFEFVHPEDRERNADALETVLSNPSESETVEVRFRHADGSWRWIEATMRNRLGDDIIDGILLSSRDVTERKEYELEARELAEEYEALLNSVEDAIFLINVEENGDSVRFEFERLSPSYERQTGITTEEVQGQTPRTVFGEKQGAELEANYHRCVNAGEPISYQEELRVGEGARFWQTKLAPVISEGEITRLVGVTRNVTERVERERQLRRQNERLEEFASVISHDLRNPLNVAQGRATLLAEQAESSHLDPLLQALDRMEAIVEDTLTLARQGDTICETESISLTDLVGKCWATVDTDDATIEIIDEMTFQGDPNRLRHVFENLFRNAVEHGGSDVTVRVGCHDERGIYVEDNGPGIPVEKRDEVFEPGHSSAQGGTGFGLTIVKRIVEAHGWELSVTDGTDGGAQFEFEMAQQGEFV